TGAGACCCAGTATGATTATTGTAAAGTAGCCTCCTCAGAAGCTGATGTGACTTCTCCTCAACCAGCACCTACAGACTGTGCACTGTTGCCAGAATATAGACTAACGTGTTCATATTCAATTTTCACTCTTACCAAGTCCAGATCAGCCTTACTTGCAATTGTCTGCAACAATAAGGCCAGTCATGGCTGCCCaactatttttgtactattttttttactgcagtgaCACTTTAATAAGAAATACGTTCTTAAGGATGTTTCTATGTAGTTAAAGACGGTGATGACCTATCACGGTGgactttaaatatatgtataaatatataaatatatgtataacatttttaacaatgatcTCAATAACCTTAAAAAACTTGGCTTGTCCAGCTGGAAATCAAACCTACTGCACTTTGGCATTGGGGAGCCCGAGACCCCTCTTCTAGAAAGAAGACTAGGTTGAATGATCAAGGTGGAACTCTTGATGGATCTTCTCGAAAGCAAGAGAACGCTGCTAGGAACAGTGTAGAGTAAGCCTTATGTAGCAGGAAAATACATTTGCTGAATCAGCCATGAAAGtacttattaataaaaaagaagtTCTTGGAATAAGTAATGTCTACGTAGCCTTTAAACATCTTCTAATAGCTTGGCTCCTTTGGCCTTTCATTCATTGAGCTGGGCATGGTTCCCATTATCCCTCAGCTGTTTGAATAATGGGCTCATAGAGTAGAGGGTGAGCGTTTTACTCTGATCTTGTGACTAGTAATTACTCATTATCTACTGTACACTTTGCATTTCTCAGCATCTCCCGAAAGTTCCTTTTAATGTAGGAATTGCTGTAGATCTTTATGGAGAATTAGCTGATGGAGGGGTGGTCCTCCAGCCATGTTCACACAGAATAAACGTCAGCATATTTTGAGCCTATTCCATGCTGAGGTGGGGTCAGAGTACTAGTTTTGAACACGAACCATGAAGTTATGTAAGCTCCAATGGTCTGGAATGGAGGTCCACATGATTACTGATATTCCAGGAGAACTGGGTTCATTTTGGTGCTGTTCTTGATTTCTGAAAATTCCATGTGCCAACACCAgagatatgtgtgtgtatagccAGTGAGATACATCCCATGCTGGAGACTGTTCCAACTCACTCGAGAGTGTGGTTTCTAAGCAGGGGCTGGTGGGGAGAGAGGGGGAAATCCATCTCGGCCTCAGCACTTTGAGAATTTATGAGGCAATTGCAGCAGAACTGAAGCATGGAGCTGCTGATCCAAAGCAAATGAGAtggttttaaaaggaaaatagagTAGTTGCTGACTAAGTAATGCCTGGTGAACTGGACTGGATCTCTAGGCGGGGGTTTAACCGCTGCTGTGCCAAGACGAGACTGCCATGGAATGTATGTACATGTCTCACAAGGATGTCTTCATTCCCACTGACCGACAGCACATTATATTAGAATATTTATCTCATACTAAAAGTGCATTTTAAGGCACACATATGACTCCTAATGACTCTTAATAATTACATTGTTCTCTAAATAATCTTGTATTAATGCCAGATCATCTGGGCCTGGTACATTTGCATTGCAGATTTCTCTATCTTGCCAGACACACCTATGTCCATGCGTCAGACACCAGCAGCCAGTGACACAGGCATTTCTAAACTTGGCACCAATTGTCTTATACCTGTTCTACTGCATGGGCATGATGGGACGAGGACAGCAATAGGCATCCACATAACTAAAGCCTGGGCCCTagttcccttcccagagactattatccactgttactataggcaccatctctccctactatacctgctatcccacagtcacactcccttcccagagactattatccactgttactatagacaccatctctccctactatacctgctatcccacagtcacaatcccttcccagagactattatccactgttactatagacaccatctctccctactatacctgctatcccacagtcactctcccttcccagagactattatccactgttactatagacaccatctctccctactatacctgctatcccacagtcacactcccttcccagagactattatccactgttactataggcatcatctctccctactatacctgctatcccacagtcacactcccttcccagagactattatccactgttactataggcaccatctctacctactatatctgctatcccacagtcacactcccttcccagagactattatcctctgttactatagacaccatctctccctactataccttctatcccacagtcacactcccttcccagagactattatcccactgttactatagacaccatctctccctactatacctgctatcccacagtcacactcccttcccagagactattatcccactgttactatagacaccatctctccctactatacctgctatcccacagtcacactcccttccagagactattatccactgttactatagacaccatctctccctactatacctgctatcccacagtcacactcccttcccagagactattatcccactgttactatagacacatctctccctactatacctgctatcccacagtcacattcccttcccagagactattatccactgttactataggtaccatctctccctactatacctgctatcccacagtcacactcccttcccagagactattatccactgttactatagacaccatctctccctactatacctgctatcccacagtcacactcccttcccagagactattatcccactgttactatagacaccatctctccctactatacctgctatcccacagtcacactcccttcccagagactattatcccactgttactatagacaccatctctccctactatacctgctatcccacagtcacactcccttcccagagactattatcccactgttactatagacaccatctctccctactatacctgctatcccacagtcacactcccttcccagagactattatccactgttactataggcaccatgtcaTGTACAATTTCAAAATATGTTTGAGGAAAACCATCCTTACAGATGTTTGGAAACtaaaagactatgagcaaacttagggactgttcctgctgaattgtgcttagtacagggaatacctatgctgccatagttttatgagatctctctgtacagtctatgagcaaacgtaggggactgttcctgctgaattgtgcttagtacagaggaatacctatgctgccatagttttatgggatctctctgtgcagactatgagcaaacttaggggctgttcctgctgaattgtgcttagtacagggaatacctatactgccatagttttatgggatctctctgtacagactatgagcaaattcaggggctgttcctgctgaattgtgcttagtacaggggaatacctatgctgccatagttttatggatctgtctgtacagactatgagcaaacttaggggctgttcctgctgaattgtgcttagtaaaggggaatccctatgctgccatagttttattggatctctctgtacagactatgagcaaatttaggggactgttcctgctgaattgtgcttagtacatctCCTATAACATTTAAAGGAGTCAGTATATACAGAAAGAGCTCTGTATTCCATACTGTACTATATTAGTATTTACAACAAggtttgggagttgtagttcagaagcACTGGATCACAGTGTTGGACCCATCAACAATGAATTAAAGAGAACAGGTTATGAACCAAGAATAAAAATGCATCAGCAAGAAATCCAAACAAGGAGACAGGGAGTAAGGgaaagaatattattttttacaaacaaaaaGAGCGCCACCTGCAGGCATTAGGGAGTACAGCTGCTAATGATTGGCTAACACAAGAGGAAGGTTCTGCAGATGGAGTAAGTGCAAGGCTGCAGCGCCTCCTAGTGGTGGTGACCAGAGGAACTTGTCCGTTCAGTCACCGCTCTCAATATCAGATGATTTTACCCCAAAGCTTTATCACAACTCAAGTAAAACTGATGGCAGTTATTTCTGGCAGGAAATATTGGGGGGAATCCAGGGAGGGGTCCCTGAGGGCAGCAAAGGTCACTGTAGGTTTCATGTCCCTGTAATGTCAGCAACGTATTGCACTGCAGAAAGACTAAATGCTGCTGGGTGATTATCAACACCACCACTAGGGGCGCCACTTCTCAGCAAAATcaattgcatcttttttttttcagtgcatttAAAGGTACACCTACTATAAAACTCAAGTTGCTCAGATACGACCTGGTCTGTCATCCTTGTATATCCATAAGCAGGGGTTGCCATACTGCTTGCCTCTCCAGCTAGGAAACAGGAATCACATCTACTGGCCAGAAAGAGATCGTTACCTTCTGCTGAGGCCTGATGAATGCCTCAGATCCTgtaaacagtatggcagctcctgttCATGCCTCAACACGGAATGTGCTGGGCATACAATAGCCTGAAGCCTTATACTGTAGTGTCTAAGGgtaacagtatggcagcttcagTCGATAAATATAAATTCAAACATACAATGAAGGAATGTCCTGGGCACACGGAGACATTATGACAGTTTCAACCTATAGGTATAAATACAAAGATgctgagaaggaatgttctgggcacacactgAACATACTGTACAGTTTTATGggagtataaataatataaatcaatatttggTGCCTGAAGCCACTGTAGTGTCTAAGGGCAATTATATGGCAGATTCAGTCCATAGGTATCAATTcaattatacagagaaggaatgttctgggcatacaatagcCTAAAGCCTTATACTGTAGTGTCTAAGGGCAATTATATGGCAGATTCAGTCCATAGGTATCAATTCAATCaatttacagagaaggaatgtcctggGCATACAATAGCCTAAAGCCTTATACTGTTGTGTCTAAGGGCAACATTATGGCAGCTTTAGTCCataaatatcatcatcatcatttatttatttatatagcgccgacaagatacgcagtgctttaccttagttataacaaacagggaataaatggtggataacaagcaagggttacagatacaataggattagagggccctgcaaattagagtttacaaagtaaagtttAGGggagcaatgattaattaaggtacattgaataagcttctttaaacaggtgggtcttcaaggagcgcttgaaagtttggaaagaaggagaaagtctgacagctggaggcagttccagagaaaagcagaagcctgagagaagtcttgtaggtgagaatgggcagaagtgatcagaggagaagtgaggcgaagatcagaagcagagcaaaggtttcgtgaaggagagtatttggagattagagatgaaatatagggaggggcttcattattaagggccttgaaagtaTATAGATTCAAACATACAGACAAGGAATGTCCTGGGCACACAGAGATTATGACAGTTTCAACCTATAGGTATAAATACAAAGATgctgagaaggaatgttctgggcacacacacTGAACATAACCTCATACTGTACAGTTTTATGGGagtataaatgatataaatcaaTATTTGGTGCCTAAAGCCTTATACTGTAGTATCTAAGGGTAATAATATGGCAGCTTCAGTCCATAGTTATAAATTCAGACATCCAGAGAAAGAATGTCCTGGGCACACAATAGCCTGAACCTTCTACTGTAGTGTGAAGGGTAATAATATGGCAACTTCAGTTCATGGGTATACattcaaatatacagaaaaggaatgttctgggcatactgAGACATTACGACAGTTTCAACCTATAGGTATAAATACAAAGATactgagaaggaatgttctgggcacacaatgaaCATAACCTCATACTGTACAGTTCTTTAAGGGggtataaattataaaaatcaatatttggTGCCGGAAGCCTTATACTGTAGTGTCTAAGGGCAATAATATGGCAGCTTCagtctatagatatatattcaaacatataaagaaggaatgttctgggcacacagacATTATGACAGTTTCAACCTATAGGTATAAATACAAAGATactgagaaggaatgttctgggcacacgcTGAACATAACCTTATACTGTACAGTTTTCAGggagtataaataatataaattaatatctGGGTAAAAATCAAGGCCCTGGCTCCTATCGATAAAGACACAggtgctggttctgactcaaaCTTTCTGCCACCATTACTAGGAAGGAAGCTACAGTCCATAGGCCATTTGGGAGCTGCCTTTTTGCAATACCAACAGGTTCCAAGGTCAAGTGGCCATGGGACAAATTCTGCCTCGTCTCCTCTTGAGGGGCGTGGGGGGGTGCAGTCTGTGAATGTATATTTAGGACACTGGGTCACCAGTACAGGGAGACCAGTTATTTCCGCACTAAGAGCGGGGAGTCGGTATCATCCCACCATGATATTAAAGCCACAATGAAACTTGTTCTTCCAGTGGTTCATAAATGCCCCGAGTGCCAGGGTAACAGGCAGCGGGGGCAGTTTTTTCTCCAGGATGCCCCCTACGCACCAACAACTGTCCACTGAGCCTTTAAAAACAACGTTGGCTTTGGGAATGTCCAGGTGGTAGCCAAACGCAAAGGATGTCTCCTGGAGCCTCGTGTTGGCTTCAAACTCCACCCCAATTTGGATCTGCCGCAAGAGAAGGGATTATGGGAATAAGAAAATACGGGACAGTTCTGGGAACAGATTCTCATCCGCTAATAACCTGCTGTTGGACAGACAGGGTAACgtttaacccccatatgtaataaaaggcacaaagtctGCTCAGGGACAgcaacgcatagcaaccaataagatgcttgcttttaaacagatgacaagTAAatactacttgctgattggttgctatgggttactgctcctggacaaacttagtgccttttaccAACTGGCTTTTATATGACACGGGCAATGGTTAGCACAAAGGGTTATGGGAACTGGAGGCAAGTTGTTTGACCAGCATGCCCTTAGTGTCCTGTACAGTTTTATATTGTGGTGCAAAGGGAGGTAGGAAAGGACTCCATCTTTAAAGGGCTACggtcatgattttttatgatgtagtttttatttctaaatgacactgtttacactgcaaataacttactctacaatataacatttcattcctgaaccagcaagtgtatttagttgtaatattggtgtgtaggtgcatctcaggtcattttgcctggtcatgtgatttcagaaagagccagcactttaggatggaactgctttctggcaggctgttgtttctcctactcaatgtaactgaatgtgtctcagtgggacctggattttactattgagtgctgttcttagatctaccaggcagctgttatcttgtgttagggagctgctatctggttaccttcccattgttccattgttaggctgctggggggggggaaggaagggggtgatatcactccaacttgcagtacagcagtaaagagtgactgaagtttatcggggcacaagtcacatgactgggggcagctgggaaactgacaatatgtctagccctatgtcagatttcaaaattaaatataaaaaaatctgagaaacagatttcagtgctgaattccggtggagcagcattattaactgatgtgttttgaaaacaaaaacatgttttcccatgatggtatccctttaaatacactcACCTGCTCATTGGCTTTGTGATAGTAGCTGGCGTGAGCGCCCCCGTAGCCAATATTTAACGTTGCCACCCAGTTGGGAGCTGAAAGTTGAACAAACAACGCAACATCAGTCTTTTCTGCACACAAAAACAGCATGGAATAACATGCAAGGAGCAGCCCAGGCCAGCTATTGGCCAACAAGGTCTAGGGTGGTCCTGCGTAGGAGCACCCTCTGCTGTGACCAGTGGGACTTACCGCTATATTTCCCTGCCATAGTAAAGATGGCTCCCTCCTCTCCCATTCGTTGATGATAAACCAGTTCTCCTCCCAGGACCAGCCTGGGGGTGATGCTCTGTAGGAAATGGGTCACCAGGATGGCTGTGAAATGAAGTGGAAAGGAGATGACCAAGGCTTGTGTGAATTGttgtaaagggaaaaataaaagaatCAGCACCTCTAGGATTACCTAACTGGTTCATTCCCTTACTATACACATAAAAGGCAATTGACTAGCATAACTGGAGTATCAGGGTGGGTAATATGATCTTTAACTTAGGGTCAGACCATAACAAAGTTCAAGGCAAACAGACAATTTCTATAGTTTCTCTTTTAGAGGAACTTCTTGTTCTAGATCCCTCTATTAGAAGAATCTATCATTCCAAATTCCTATAACATGGACATCTGATACTATAGGTTCCTTTATAAAAAGTAGCCAAACCTACATGTCAGATAAAATGGTAATTTAATATTCTAGGTATCTTTAATAAATGAATCTGTCATTCTAGTTTCCTCTAAAGACGAGGATAAAGAGAGGATAAATAGGATATGCTTGGTTCACTCTAAATTCATGTGAACGGCACATCTAATATTCTCAGCTCCTCCTATAGAACAATCTGACATTCTATCATTATTGataaatggataattctaagttCCTATATGAAGGACATCAGATATTCCAGATCCCTTtgataaaaattatattgttctAGATCCCCCTAATCACAGGTTCTAGGTCCTTTAAAAGGGGCATCAGATATTCCAGGAAATGTGAATTGGTCTGACATCAGAAGCAGTGGTTATAGGTTTGCCCAAAAAAGGAAACGTAAAATGCTCTCGGTTCCTCTGTAACAGAGAAAACGGTCAAAATAGGATCATCTTATGATGTAATGTATCACTCTAGGTTCTTCTAAAAGGGACATTGGGTGTTCTAGGTGCAGCAAACATTGAAGTCAATCTGTTGTTCTAGATTCCTCTAAACATGTAATTCTAGTAATGTCTAAAGTAAAATCTGATATTCTAGATtcctataatagaaaaaaatcagtttagcTAACAGGGAAGTCTGTCTGTTGTTCTAGATTACTCTAACCATCTGTAATTCTGGAACTGTCTAATGGAAAATCTGATATTCTagataaattaaattttcatccAGTACCCCTAGGGCCTATGTGACCCTGAGTGGTGGTTCTATGTAGCCGCTTTACCGGATTCATTGAGGATATCAGGGTTCCCCAACGTCAGGGTCACTGTGCAATCGTCCCCTCTGTATTCCCCATCAATCTGCCAGGTGAGGAATTTAGAGCGATGGGTCTAAGAGAGAGAGTGCAAGAGTCATTAGATCTGAAATCAATGTCTCCCTGCATCCACAGTGCATGGCTACTAAGCAGTGAGGTTCTCCTCGATACCTGGAACACGGCTTTGGATCGGATCCGATCAGCCAGCAGACACACCATCTGAGCGTTCAGGCTTCCAGCGTTATCCACATCTCCGGTCAACATGGGGAAAGTCTAGATCAGAAAAACAGGCAAGGATCATATCTATACTGCCCCAAGCAATTTATCCCATCCTTTACCATCCCAGCTGTAAGAATATATCCTGCATCTACTACCCTTCCTATAAATATAAAACCATCTACATAGCATAACACTAGGTAGCACACATAACAAAATGACAGATCATTGATGTATTATTACCTGTGGAATCAGATAATAAGCTGTGTGTAATAAGCCCCTCCTGTCTCTCAGATTTACAGACAAGGAAGAGTTCATTGTACTAAAAGTTTAACTAGGAAACAGAATTTGATTTACGTACTCCACCCACAGTTGCTCTGAAGAACCAGGGAGTAGGGTAAATATACTTACCATCAGTTGCATGCTTTGCACTTTTACAGCAAGgtaaaataaaccataataatgtttaatttaaacAACAGGCACAATGTATGCTGGGCACAAGCCCTGGGCACtgagctcatgttgaacaagTGGGAATCTTTACTTGGTTTAATCCTCAGAGTCAGACAGAAAACTCTACCTCTGTAGGGCTGGGCTGGTTGTCTCCCACATACTTTGCATTGAAGTGGTAGCTGGACTGGCCCAATGTGCTCATGTGAATCGAGTGGCTGACC
The sequence above is a segment of the Xenopus laevis strain J_2021 chromosome 8L, Xenopus_laevis_v10.1, whole genome shotgun sequence genome. Coding sequences within it:
- the LOC108699457 gene encoding mitochondrial import receptor subunit TOM40B produces the protein MGNVVAMAASPAYWMAHKKRAALPSPGSFDELHRSCKEVFPQQMEGVKLIINKPLSSHLQVSHSIHMSTLGQSSYHFNAKYVGDNQPSPTETFPMLTGDVDNAGSLNAQMVCLLADRIRSKAVFQTHRSKFLTWQIDGEYRGDDCTVTLTLGNPDILNESAILVTHFLQSITPRLVLGGELVYHQRMGEEGAIFTMAGKYSAPNWVATLNIGYGGAHASYYHKANEQIQIGVEFEANTRLQETSFAFGYHLDIPKANVVFKGSVDSCWCVGGILEKKLPPLPVTLALGAFMNHWKNKFHCGFNIMVG